The region ACTTGCTTTATTGGATTTTTCTCTCTGGCACTCCGAAAAATCCCCACACATGACCTTGAAGAGCCTCACAAAAAGATGCCAAAAACTACATTTTCTACACAGCCATTAACACCAGTATATTTATAAAACTAACCCTATTTTTCTCTCTTATGCATAAAGAAATTGTTGATAGCAAAGAACCAAGCAAAGAAAAGTTTGAAAAAGCAAAAGAAAGAGTATTTTTAAAACCAACTGCTACCTTAGATGAATGGATTAAAGTAAAAGGGTATGACTTTGAAAAACCATTTGCCATTGATGCGTTTCTAGACAGTTATTTTACTACTGGTTTTCAAGCAACTGATTTGCGATTAGCCATTGAAATTTGCAGAGAAATGCGTAAAGACAATGCTACCATCTTCTTTGGCTTTACTTCAAATATGGTAAGCTGTGGATTACGGGAAATAATTGCCTATCTTGTCAAACATAAACTAATTCATGTACTTGTGACAACTGCTGGAGGCATAGAAGAAGATATTATTAAAACAAAAAAGTCATTTGTTATTGGAAGCTACCATACACCAGGAAATGTCTTGCTTGATCAAGGAATCAATCGAACAGGAAATCTATTCATTCCCAATGACCGATACCTTGAACTGCACCGTTTACTTGAACCATTTTTTATGAGATTATATCACCAGCAAAAACAAACAGGCAAGATAATTAATACCAAAGATTTTATTTTCGAGCTTGGCAAAGAAGTCAAAGATGAAAATTCTATTTATTATTGGACAACAAAACATAATATTCCTGTATTTTGTCCTGCATTGACTGATGGAGCTATAGGAGATGCATTATATTTTTTTAAGAAAAAATATCCTGATTTTAAAATTGATATGGCAGATGATATTGTTGCAATAACTGATATTGCGCTCAACGCTGAGAAAACAGGTATTATTGCGTTAGGCGGAAGCATGCCAAAGCATCATATTGCTAATGCAAACTTGTTTAGAGAAGGAGCTGATTACGCAGTCTATATCACGACAGCAGCAGAATATGAGGGTTCAAATGCAGGAGCAAATATTGAGGAAGCCAAAAGCTGGGGCAAAGTCAAATCAAACGCGCCAAACGTTAAAGTAAACGGCGAAGCAAGTATTTTATTTCCCCTGCTTGTAGCAGGAGCATTTAGAAAAGAGCTTGATTTAGATCATACTAAAAGTATTTGGACGGAAATTAAGGATAAAGAATTATAATATGAATAAGATGATACCTATGTTCTTACCTCACGAAATATCTGGAATAAGACAAGAGTTTGAAAGACGTGGAGTATATGGAATAGTTAATGGTTATGCCGGCGGAGTTAAAGCAAATGGATTAACCAGTGAACTTCAAGGTATTGGGTTTGATGTTTCTTCACGTCAAGAACATACTTCTTTATTTGCCACCCAAGTTGCTTGCAAAAACCCAAAGCTTGTCACTATTGTTGGCGGCGATGGAACATTGGAAGTTGTTGTTGGAGCATTAGTAAGAGAATTCCAAGATGCAGGAAAATCACTTGAATCAATTCCACCAATTTATCCCTGTCCATTAGGAACTGAAAATAAATTAGCTGCAGAATTAAAACTACCCGGGCATAGACTACATCCACAACGGCATAAACGTGCATTACTAGGTTTACTTGAATACGTAGCTTTGATGGAAGATGGTGATAAAAGAAGATTATCTTGGAGAACATTTAGAACAGTGCCTATCAATGTTATGAAAGTAACGTTAAATGAAGGTGCCTATATTAAACCAATGTATGTAACTGATTTTGGTTTTGGCATAAGCTCAAGATTAGTGAGTTCAGGTTATGGTGTTGGAGAAGATGATTTTGATCAACATACAGGAAAACTTAAGCCAACTACTAACAGACAAAGTTCATTAAAAACTAACATCAGAGCGTTTCTTCAAGGATGTCATGATGTTGTCAGAAGAGAAGGCATTGCTGCGCCAGTCAGTATTGATCATCTTACTTTTGAACAACATAGATTTGGCGACAAAAAACAAGATGACAACATAACAAGCTATGGCGGCTTTGTTTCAACAGTAAGAGAATTATTGTTTGGATTTTCTCCATTTTATGCAGTGCAGTATGGCAGCGGCAGAGCACAAACAATTATTGTACAATCACATCCAGGATGGTTAATCCCCCAAATCCCTTCAATATATTTTGGATGGAAATTACGAGGAGATGTTACTAATGAACTCGCCACTTATTTGGAATTTACTTTTAGCCAGCCTGAGATGGTACAAGCAGCTGGTGAATTATATCGCGTTGAGAAAGTTTCTATCCAAGTTCTGCCAGAACCATTGATTTTTGTCACGCGACAAAGGAGAGGATATCTTGAAAGAAATGTTGTTGCCGGAAGAAAAGCACAGTATTTTTGAATATAAAGGCCAGTAGTTAAATCCGGTCATAACGCTTGGCTGGCAGCCGAGAGGCTTCGGGTTCAAATCCCGACTGGTCCATTTCTTTGATTTGAAGCCGCAATGTAGAAAATCTCGGCATAGCCTCGGTTTTGGCATCAGTTCGGCTTGTTAAGAGTGCCATTTGAAGCAAAAAATTTATAATATGCTTATACAAAGTATCATTATGAGCCCAAAAGATAAAAAACAAGATACCTATAACTACAAAGGGTGGCTGCATTCAGATTCATTTCTAAAAAGAGCATTTGCTGTCTGGGGGCATTTTATAACAGCGCATTTGATTATTATTTTTGGTGTTATGATATCTGTAGGTATAATTTTTCTCTTAATAGCACTTTTAGGATGGCTGGTTAAGTAATCTTATGAGAACTTTGCAAAGTTTTCTTATTTCACTTCGTTCTTCGCATCAACCGTAAATAACACATTATCTCCATCAACATCAAACAAGCCTAATCGTGCGCCTGCATCAAGCCAGCCATGTGCATAATTTAATGCTGCGAATGCATTGACTATTTCACCTTTTTTCTTAAAATGCTCTGCATCATCATAATAACGTTGCGCCATATCCAAGAAATCTGCTGCAGCCGCTTTCCAATCTAATTTTTCCTTTGCATTTTCTTTGCCTATTTTAACTTTTTTCAAAGCTCTGCCTGTTATATCAAAGTATTTTGTTAATTTCTCTTCCTTGATAAGATTTGTTTGATGATTTGTTTTATTCATAATTAACCTACTCATAATTGTGTATTTATATTTTTTAACAAATTACAAACTATGATATAATGCTTGATAATCAAAGGTTCGCTCATGCTCTTTTAATATCGTTGCATTGCCGGTGATCACTGCAATCCTTGATCTAAGGTTTACACTCCCTGGGTGAATGCTTCTTGCTTGATATACATTAGGTACATAAACAACAACTTTTCCGTAGTTATTACCCCTTATTAAACCTCTCATTGGTGCAGCAGTTATGACCATAGCATCAAAAGGTCTTTGAAGATCAAAATGTTGACCAAGTACCTCTTCTAAACCATTTTTAGGAACAGCAACATCAAGCTTTTTTGCTCCAATTGGAGGAGAATTTCGAGTTCTCACCCTAAAAGCATATTCATCAGATTTTCCACCTTCGATAGTAATGGGAAATGAATATGGTCCAGGTATTCTTATTCCTTGGATACTGTTGATATCACTTAGTTGCTCTTCGTGGAGATGAGGGAAAAACAACAAGTATATAGGATTAACTAACCTAATTCCAAGAGTACTTAATGGAAAGCATCTCATCGCTGCTTCGTCTGCTGCATTTTGAGCATAAGCTTCCTGAACTAACTCAGGAATCTGTGATGGATTAAATAGAGACGACGAAGCTCCTGATAATTCTTGTCTTGTTGAACCAGCACCAAAATCAACTTCAATAACTTTTCCATCTCTACCAGTAATTCCTCTCGCCATACAGGTAAGAATAATTATCCAATTTAAAAATATTAAGTTAATTATATATTATTATTAATCATTTATTATCAGTTAACATTAATGGTGGATTTATATGAAGCACGTAACAATCATTATGTTGTGTTGGCTGTCTTTCACCAGAAACTAATTTTCTATAACTATCACCTTTCATCACCCATGTTTGTACTAAAACAGGTTGTTGATCAATCGGCAGCACTGCTAATTGTGGCAAAACTTGTAATAATGTTGAATCAGCTGGTGTTCCTTCGCTTGCATAAACTCTTATTTCATTTTTACCTGGTTGAGGCAAAGTTCCATAATAAACTAGTTTATGCGGTTTGCCTTTAGGAAGCGTATTTGCATCAGCTAAAAAATGATTAGGAATAGTAAAATATTCCGATAAAACCTTTTGATCTAATGCTTGTTCTAAAAGATAGATTGCTAACATTACTTCTCCAAATGGAGTATATGTTCGTCCTGGCATTAGATTATCAGCAACTGTTTTGAGAATTCCTGCTTTATTCTCACCTAAATGACCATTAATAACTACGCGAGCTGTATCAACAAATAAATCTTCAGTCATTTCGCCCCTTGTTTGAGGAGTATGTTGTAGATAATCAAATATTTTATCAACTAATGTAGGTGCTTCACGCTGAAGTTCTTGTTTAACTTCATCAGGAATAACTCTTAGAACATCAGCAGAACCTGCCATCATTTTATGAAGCGCTGATTCTCGTATTATGCGATAAAAACTTAGAGGATAGATAATATGTTCCAATGATTGCCTTGCCAAGGCGCATGTTGGATAAATTGCAGTAGGATCATCATTATTTGCAGATGTTGGCTGATAAGAACCATTAAGAGAAGCCTCACATAATCTCCTTCTTAATACATCTGGATCACTTTTTCTTCTATTAACTTCATCAATGATTTGTTTTACACGAGGACTTATCAATGCATCAATCATACACTCAAGAAATAAACAACTGTTTAAAAAGTTTTTTCAGAAGTTGGCTTCATCCAAAAAATGGCTGCCGCCAGGTTAGCGCCTTCGAAACTTTGCATATTTCAATCGCATAAACGGTCACGCTCCGAAGGAGCCGTCCCTCTGACCTCTTTAAACCGGTACTGTAAAGAGTTTCGACCTGAGGGCAAAAAACATATATATCATCCATTTCAAATGAAACCCATGATCACAAAATCAAGATTAGCAATAGAATTAAGCAAGTTAAATGTATTTCGAAAAGCTAATATTACCTTGGAACAATATCCAACAGACTCTGAAATTGCTGCATCTGTATTATGGCAGAGTTATATGCAAGGAGAACTTCAGAATAAAATTGTTGCTGATTTAGGTTGCGGCACAGGAATATTAGGCATTGGAGCATTGTTGTTAGGCGCAAAATATGTTTATTTTGTTGATGTTGATAAAGAAGCATTGCTTGTTTTGAGGGAAAATCTTAAACGCCTGTGTATTGAGAAAAATCAGTATAGTATCCAACACAAAGATATTCTTCAGTTTAAATCAACAAAGAACATAGATTTAATTATTCAAAATCCTCCTTTTGGCACGAGAAATAAGCATATTGACAAAGTCTTTTTGGAAAAAGCAATGAGTTTAACAAAGATTATTTATTCATTTCACAAATTAACAAGCAAGCAGTTTATTGCAGCGTTATGCAAGGACCATAATTTCTCAATTAAAGATATTATTGAGTTTGATTTTCCCTTAAAATACAGCCAGAAATTTCATAATAAAAGGATACAATATATTGCAGTGGGATGCTGGAAATTAGTTAAGGATAGTTAAAATACCTTATTGTATCCCCACTAATTTAATATCAAAACTTAAACGTTTTCCTGCTAGTGGATGATTAAAATCTAAGGTAACTGTTTCCTGATTAAAATCCTTGACAACTGCCTGAAAAGCAATGCCATTCTCACGCTGCATAGCAATAACTTTGCCTTTTTCTAAGACAAATTCTTTTGGAATAGATGTTCGAGGAATCACTTGCACATATTCTTCTTTTCTTATACCAAACCCTGATTCTGGTGTCAAAAGAACTTGTTTAGCTTCACCAAGCCTCATTCCTTCAACTGCAACTTCCAAACCTTGTATTACTTCTTTTTTTCCAAGAGTAAATTCTAACGGTTGATTATTAGGGGTGTTTTCAAAGACTTGACCATCGTCTAATCTTCCTGTTACAAGAATCTGTACCTTATTGCCATAGCGCGCAACTGGCTGAGGTCTTCGCATTTTAGAGATAAGAGTTTGTTTATTTATAAGTTTTTTTCCAAATGATAACTACACAGCAAAAAAAACAAAACTTTTATAAAGACTAACTCTTCTCAATAAGTAAACATGTTATTTCTTATGAAATCTCATATTCACTTAAAAGGGTGATAGTATTATGGAAGAGAGCAATATAATGAATTTAGGAACTACTACTTTAGGTATTGTTTGCAAAGACGGCATTGTTATGGCTGCAGATATGCGGGCAACTGCCGGCAATTTAATTGTTAACAAAAGAACTGAAAAAGTGTTTCCTGTTGCGAAGAATATGATTGTAACTATGTCTGGAACAGTTTCTGATGCGCAATTATTAACGAGACTGTTAAAAGCTGAAATCTCTTTAAAAGAAATCAGGAATGGCAGAGAAGTAAATGTCAAAGAAGGCGCTAATTTATTAGCGGGAATGGTCTATGGCAATATACGAAAAATGTCCATGATCCCTGGAATTTCACATTTTCTCTTAGGAGGAAAAGATAGTGATGGGTTTCATCTTTATGATGTTTTTGCTGATGGATCATTGACTTTAGAAGAAAGTTATGTCTCAAGCGGCAGTGGAAGTGTATTCGCCTATGGAGTATTAGAAGCAATGTATGATAAAAATATCAGTTTAAGCGAAGGTGTTGATCTTGCAATTAAAGCTGTTAATGCTGCATTGCAGCGAGATACTTACAGCGGTAATGGTATTATGGTGTACACCATTACACGAAAAGGAATAGAAAAAGTGCATACTGAAGAATTAGTTATGGAGTTGAAAGGATAATTCTTAC is a window of Candidatus Woesearchaeota archaeon DNA encoding:
- a CDS encoding deoxyhypusine synthase produces the protein MHKEIVDSKEPSKEKFEKAKERVFLKPTATLDEWIKVKGYDFEKPFAIDAFLDSYFTTGFQATDLRLAIEICREMRKDNATIFFGFTSNMVSCGLREIIAYLVKHKLIHVLVTTAGGIEEDIIKTKKSFVIGSYHTPGNVLLDQGINRTGNLFIPNDRYLELHRLLEPFFMRLYHQQKQTGKIINTKDFIFELGKEVKDENSIYYWTTKHNIPVFCPALTDGAIGDALYFFKKKYPDFKIDMADDIVAITDIALNAEKTGIIALGGSMPKHHIANANLFREGADYAVYITTAAEYEGSNAGANIEEAKSWGKVKSNAPNVKVNGEASILFPLLVAGAFRKELDLDHTKSIWTEIKDKEL
- a CDS encoding DUF357 domain-containing protein, with protein sequence MNKTNHQTNLIKEEKLTKYFDITGRALKKVKIGKENAKEKLDWKAAAADFLDMAQRYYDDAEHFKKKGEIVNAFAALNYAHGWLDAGARLGLFDVDGDNVLFTVDAKNEVK
- a CDS encoding methyltransferase, translated to MITKSRLAIELSKLNVFRKANITLEQYPTDSEIAASVLWQSYMQGELQNKIVADLGCGTGILGIGALLLGAKYVYFVDVDKEALLVLRENLKRLCIEKNQYSIQHKDILQFKSTKNIDLIIQNPPFGTRNKHIDKVFLEKAMSLTKIIYSFHKLTSKQFIAALCKDHNFSIKDIIEFDFPLKYSQKFHNKRIQYIAVGCWKLVKDS
- a CDS encoding FKBP-type peptidyl-prolyl cis-trans isomerase; the protein is MRRPQPVARYGNKVQILVTGRLDDGQVFENTPNNQPLEFTLGKKEVIQGLEVAVEGMRLGEAKQVLLTPESGFGIRKEEYVQVIPRTSIPKEFVLEKGKVIAMQRENGIAFQAVVKDFNQETVTLDFNHPLAGKRLSFDIKLVGIQ
- a CDS encoding proteasome subunit beta — translated: MEESNIMNLGTTTLGIVCKDGIVMAADMRATAGNLIVNKRTEKVFPVAKNMIVTMSGTVSDAQLLTRLLKAEISLKEIRNGREVNVKEGANLLAGMVYGNIRKMSMIPGISHFLLGGKDSDGFHLYDVFADGSLTLEESYVSSGSGSVFAYGVLEAMYDKNISLSEGVDLAIKAVNAALQRDTYSGNGIMVYTITRKGIEKVHTEELVMELKG